A genomic stretch from Candidatus Avedoeria danica includes:
- a CDS encoding ribose-phosphate pyrophosphokinase yields the protein MTPAEAPTDLLYGRLILCSGTANQPLAAEIAAYLKTALHPVEIRQFANSNTFVRLDKSVRGCDVFWVQPTSAPANDNLMELLIAIDCLRRDSAGRITAVVPYYGYGRSDKKDQPRVPITARLVADMLTTAGADRVLTMDLHAGQIQGFFHIPVDDITARHHLADWVKRSDITNGVVLSPDLGHAKDARYFADEVDMPLALVEKRRSKDGGNTEALNLIGEVDGKDVLIVDEEIDTAGTMVHAAEFAIQRGAKRVYALATHAILSPPAIERLRSSPFERVVVTNSCYLPPEKQLPCIEVLPIGALLGEVIHRIHTGQSVGAMFNE from the coding sequence ATGACCCCTGCCGAAGCACCGACCGACCTGCTGTACGGCCGACTCATCCTGTGCTCGGGCACCGCCAACCAGCCATTGGCGGCCGAGATCGCGGCCTATTTGAAGACGGCGCTCCATCCGGTCGAGATCCGACAGTTCGCGAACTCGAACACGTTCGTCCGGCTGGACAAGTCGGTCCGCGGCTGCGATGTGTTCTGGGTGCAGCCGACGAGCGCGCCGGCGAACGACAACCTGATGGAGCTCCTGATCGCCATCGACTGCCTGCGCCGCGATTCGGCCGGGCGGATCACGGCCGTCGTGCCGTACTACGGCTACGGGCGCTCCGACAAGAAGGACCAGCCGCGCGTCCCGATCACGGCGCGCCTGGTGGCCGACATGCTGACGACCGCCGGCGCCGACCGCGTCCTGACGATGGACCTGCACGCCGGCCAGATCCAGGGCTTCTTCCACATCCCGGTGGACGACATCACCGCCCGCCACCACCTGGCCGACTGGGTGAAGCGGTCCGACATCACGAACGGCGTCGTCCTCTCGCCCGACCTCGGCCACGCCAAGGATGCGCGCTACTTCGCGGACGAGGTGGACATGCCGCTCGCGCTCGTCGAGAAGCGGCGCAGCAAGGACGGCGGCAACACCGAAGCCCTCAACCTCATCGGCGAGGTTGACGGCAAGGACGTCCTGATCGTCGACGAGGAGATCGATACCGCCGGCACGATGGTCCACGCCGCCGAGTTCGCGATCCAGCGCGGCGCAAAGCGCGTGTACGCCTTGGCCACGCACGCCATCCTCTCCCCGCCGGCCATCGAGCGGCTGCGATCGTCGCCGTTCGAGCGCGTCGTCGTCACGAACAGCTGCTACCTGCCGCCCGAGAAGCAGCTGCCGTGCATCGAGGTCCTGCCGATCGGCGCGCTCCTGGGCGAGGTCATCCACCGCATCCACACCGGCCAGTCCGTCGGTGCGATGTTCAACGAGTAG
- a CDS encoding sigma-70 family RNA polymerase sigma factor, whose product MSEAMLRRQAEVFEPAALTDIYDRYAGKIYSYIYHRTGNSALSEDLTSDVFVRMLEALRTDRGWNTSLQGWLYRIAHNLVVDHFRRSTKRDGVELDERWMAAESFASTFEGLFHSHQLKIGMRFLTDEQQQVVALKFVEGLSNVEVAEIMGKTEGAIKALQHRALSALRRVVGGEGFDPVEAEAEAEL is encoded by the coding sequence GTGAGTGAAGCCATGCTGCGCCGGCAGGCGGAAGTGTTCGAGCCGGCAGCCCTGACCGATATCTACGATCGGTACGCGGGCAAGATCTACAGCTACATCTACCACCGCACCGGCAACAGCGCGTTGTCGGAGGATCTGACCTCGGACGTCTTCGTGCGCATGCTCGAAGCGCTGCGGACGGATCGTGGCTGGAACACCAGCCTGCAGGGGTGGTTGTACCGTATCGCCCACAACCTCGTCGTCGACCACTTCCGCCGCTCAACGAAGCGCGACGGGGTCGAGCTGGACGAGCGATGGATGGCGGCGGAGAGCTTCGCGAGCACGTTCGAAGGCCTGTTCCATTCGCACCAGCTCAAGATCGGGATGCGCTTCCTGACCGACGAGCAGCAGCAGGTGGTTGCCCTGAAGTTTGTCGAAGGCCTCAGCAACGTCGAGGTCGCCGAGATCATGGGCAAGACGGAAGGGGCGATCAAAGCCCTCCAGCATCGGGCGCTCTCGGCGCTCCGGCGCGTGGTCGGCGGTGAAGGGTTCGATCCGGTCGAGGCGGAAGCCGAGGCCGAGCTGTAA
- a CDS encoding pentapeptide repeat-containing protein: MTLSREQIIERIEQTQGTVDLSGLDLRGVDLSSLNLRGADLSRADLTNADLRWTILEGADLHATVLRQADARWSVLRGANMRQADLGRVNLAWADVTGADLTEAKLDGAVVDSVDLGSAYVERRGRAPRGGVPAGGGRSASDGAGGGFGGRLGGAWSAARGEGGWLSWLPPMTPATVIGLAVALLVLVQFWGWLYRRSYFVGGFRLTDAGLITFTDPANLLAGLGNVVGLTLATLLASPLILLAILLVIALFAAVPVACYLLARRLLRDTVRSPGRPIVVFGLFVAFFAGYYVLIPQAVQAGGAVGRSLPVSGWLGAVFGLWKTGEWYARLGLLAILVALAVPLWTLWRLLCIRLSTWQPPADWRLRYPALNAAFVQLRGSRLMANSDPLSDDERRRAGLTAIGIVLGLATVLTFTGRVFAENDMCDGGRLPRVQLIGKLPDAATGAAGAGGTVTRAGTGTADPLLDAFARQLNPREFCARLLLETDDTHYVFFPSETSRAAARPVAIWYGIQAASVAKIERDTGEDVCPTCLDGPNGKEMALLDPAEGRFEGTFLSYDPDTGLFMLEDGTDGVSAVRLIGDGARLLADGQAITDPLALVRGQSIVAYGKLNSADPTALVVDAREVRAVTPKLDGTVPTPSGTVKVDLTDPRSPVISGTGWPADTSLAVWIARREANVPPDQWDSTVPVTQLGSQPDGTFSAPVEFNEQWPTGQEYAIIVKNMTTNETAVGDQWLLQPPPTSTPAPTQVFISPDEPTPDSGPSATPRDTDTPAPEPTNTPLPTLVPPTLGPGQSPRTCTEPDEFEPDSSRGQQKPILVSIGDGTATQKHNFCSDFDIDLATFPVKGGRWYRVFTKGLAAGVDTVLAVGDLPGGTNCTPWNDTFGCWSDDASALTFESEVTFQAAGDGQVIITVDNRGPSGGGGATYELGVTMFDRGTSTPNPTETPKASATPTRTPTPMKDSFEGNNTCSSAILVPIDFVVRAPLTGNTTSNRDYYKFELEPGIQYRTEMRPPDDLDYDILVGPWQTTSPPCPTYAYAVRDGDDNEVYDWPVYPTRQVVHVVVYTRGAFDASRPYWLRTVALYPTPPPTPTPTFTPTATLWPGVTPPPTPEPGPTANPPSATPVNPTVTPTLFVPFITPTPTPVGP, encoded by the coding sequence ATGACCCTTTCCCGCGAACAGATCATCGAGCGCATCGAGCAAACACAGGGCACGGTCGACCTCTCGGGGCTCGACTTGCGGGGCGTTGACCTCTCCAGCCTCAACCTGCGCGGCGCCGACCTCAGCCGGGCGGATCTCACGAACGCCGACCTGCGCTGGACGATCCTCGAAGGCGCCGACCTGCACGCGACGGTGCTCCGCCAAGCCGATGCCCGCTGGTCGGTCCTGCGCGGCGCGAACATGCGGCAGGCCGACCTCGGCCGCGTAAACCTGGCCTGGGCCGACGTCACCGGCGCCGACCTGACCGAGGCCAAGCTCGACGGCGCCGTCGTCGACAGCGTCGACCTCGGCAGTGCGTACGTCGAGCGCCGCGGCCGCGCGCCGCGCGGCGGCGTTCCGGCCGGCGGCGGGCGCAGCGCATCGGACGGCGCGGGCGGCGGCTTCGGCGGTCGCCTCGGCGGTGCGTGGTCGGCGGCGCGCGGCGAGGGCGGCTGGCTGTCGTGGCTGCCGCCGATGACGCCGGCGACCGTGATCGGGCTCGCCGTCGCGCTCCTCGTCCTCGTCCAATTCTGGGGCTGGCTCTACCGCCGCTCGTACTTCGTCGGCGGGTTCCGGCTGACGGATGCCGGCCTGATCACGTTCACCGACCCCGCCAACCTCCTCGCCGGGCTGGGGAACGTCGTCGGTCTGACGCTGGCGACGCTGCTCGCCAGCCCGCTCATCCTGCTGGCGATCCTCCTCGTCATCGCCCTCTTCGCCGCGGTCCCGGTGGCGTGCTACCTCCTGGCGCGGCGGCTGCTGCGGGACACCGTACGCTCGCCCGGACGGCCGATCGTCGTCTTCGGGCTGTTCGTCGCTTTCTTCGCCGGCTACTACGTCCTCATCCCGCAAGCCGTGCAGGCCGGCGGCGCCGTCGGGCGGTCGCTGCCCGTCAGCGGCTGGCTCGGCGCCGTGTTCGGCCTCTGGAAGACGGGCGAGTGGTACGCCAGGCTCGGCCTCCTGGCCATCCTCGTCGCGCTGGCCGTGCCCCTTTGGACCCTCTGGCGCCTCCTGTGTATACGGCTCAGCACGTGGCAGCCGCCGGCCGACTGGCGCCTCCGCTACCCGGCCCTGAACGCTGCCTTCGTCCAACTGCGCGGCAGCCGCCTGATGGCCAACAGCGACCCGCTGTCCGACGACGAGCGCCGCCGCGCCGGCCTGACGGCGATCGGCATCGTCCTCGGCCTGGCCACGGTGCTGACGTTCACCGGCCGCGTCTTCGCCGAGAACGACATGTGCGACGGCGGCCGGCTGCCGCGCGTCCAGCTCATCGGCAAGCTGCCCGATGCCGCGACCGGCGCGGCGGGCGCCGGCGGCACCGTGACGCGCGCGGGCACGGGGACGGCCGACCCGCTGCTCGATGCGTTCGCCCGCCAGCTCAACCCGCGCGAGTTCTGCGCCCGGCTTCTGCTGGAGACGGACGACACGCACTACGTGTTCTTCCCGAGCGAGACCTCGCGTGCCGCGGCGCGCCCGGTGGCCATCTGGTACGGGATCCAAGCCGCCAGCGTCGCCAAGATCGAGCGCGACACCGGCGAGGACGTCTGCCCGACGTGCCTCGACGGGCCGAACGGCAAGGAGATGGCGCTGCTCGACCCCGCCGAGGGTCGGTTCGAGGGCACGTTCTTGAGCTATGACCCCGACACCGGGCTCTTCATGCTCGAGGACGGTACGGACGGTGTCTCCGCCGTGCGCCTCATCGGCGACGGCGCCCGCCTCCTCGCGGACGGCCAAGCGATCACGGACCCGCTCGCGCTCGTGCGCGGCCAGTCGATCGTGGCCTACGGCAAGCTGAACAGCGCCGACCCGACGGCGCTCGTCGTCGACGCGCGCGAGGTGCGGGCGGTGACGCCCAAGCTCGATGGGACCGTTCCGACGCCGAGCGGCACCGTGAAGGTGGACCTCACCGACCCGCGCAGCCCCGTGATCAGCGGCACCGGCTGGCCCGCCGACACGTCGCTGGCCGTCTGGATCGCCCGCCGCGAGGCCAACGTGCCGCCCGACCAGTGGGACAGCACGGTCCCGGTCACGCAATTGGGGTCACAGCCCGACGGCACGTTCTCGGCGCCGGTCGAGTTCAACGAGCAATGGCCGACCGGGCAGGAATACGCGATCATCGTCAAGAACATGACGACGAATGAGACCGCCGTCGGCGACCAGTGGCTCCTGCAGCCGCCGCCGACATCGACCCCGGCGCCGACGCAGGTCTTCATCTCCCCGGACGAACCGACGCCCGACAGCGGCCCGTCCGCCACGCCGCGCGACACGGACACGCCGGCGCCGGAGCCGACGAACACGCCGCTGCCGACGCTCGTTCCGCCGACGCTCGGCCCCGGCCAGTCGCCCCGCACGTGCACCGAGCCGGACGAGTTCGAGCCTGACAGCTCGCGCGGCCAGCAGAAGCCGATCCTGGTGAGCATCGGCGACGGCACGGCGACGCAGAAGCACAACTTCTGCAGCGACTTCGACATCGATCTGGCGACGTTCCCGGTGAAGGGCGGCCGATGGTACCGCGTGTTCACCAAGGGCCTCGCCGCCGGCGTCGACACCGTGCTGGCCGTCGGCGACCTGCCGGGCGGGACGAATTGCACGCCGTGGAACGACACCTTCGGCTGCTGGAGCGACGACGCGTCGGCGCTCACGTTCGAGTCCGAGGTGACGTTCCAGGCGGCCGGCGACGGCCAGGTGATCATCACCGTCGACAACCGCGGGCCCTCGGGCGGCGGCGGCGCGACGTACGAGCTCGGCGTGACGATGTTCGACCGCGGCACCTCGACGCCAAACCCGACCGAAACCCCCAAGGCTTCCGCGACGCCGACACGCACGCCGACGCCGATGAAGGACAGCTTCGAGGGCAACAACACGTGCTCCAGCGCGATCCTCGTCCCGATCGACTTCGTCGTCCGCGCCCCGCTGACCGGCAACACGACGAGCAACCGCGACTATTACAAGTTCGAGCTCGAGCCGGGCATCCAGTACCGCACGGAGATGCGGCCGCCCGACGACCTCGACTACGACATCCTCGTCGGCCCGTGGCAAACGACGTCGCCGCCATGCCCGACCTATGCGTACGCGGTCCGCGACGGCGATGACAACGAGGTCTACGACTGGCCGGTGTATCCGACAAGGCAGGTCGTCCACGTCGTCGTCTACACCCGTGGTGCCTTCGACGCCTCGCGCCCGTACTGGTTGCGCACGGTCGCGCTGTACCCCACCCCGCCGCCGACCCCCACCCCGACCTTCACCCCCACCGCCACGCTCTGGCCCGGCGTGACCCCCCCGCCGACGCCCGAGCCGGGGCCGACCGCGAACCCCCCGTCCGCCACGCCGGTCAACCCGACCGTCACCCCGACCCTCTTCGTGCCGTTCATCACCCCGACCCCGACGCCGGTGGGTCCATGA
- a CDS encoding 2,3-bisphosphoglycerate-independent phosphoglycerate mutase yields MPAPKPTGTALPTTARPVALIILDGWGLAPPGPGNAVSLARTPTMDALLATYPHAQLVASGEDVGLPAGQMGNSEVGHLNLGAGFIVLQDLTRLNADAMAGTFSQNATLRAAFDGARARGAAVHFIGLLGDGGVHATTNHLTALLDAAGSAGIGRVWVHAFTDGRDTAPQSALGFVRAAEAAFARSGVGRFATIGGRYFGMDRDKRWDRTALAWRAIVDGAGETAPSAESAVQAAYDQGTTDEFIAPTVLVDADGRPLARVSDGDAVVLFNFRADRMRQLLAALTDPAFAGFERRQLSRIDVVTLTRYADAQTAAVAFPSDDVAQPLARVVSEAGMRQFHTAETEKYAHVTYFYNGGREAPFPGEERQLVPSPGVATYDLQPAMSAPALCALVVARIAEGEDDLIVVNFANPDMVGHTGDLAATVQAVETTDACLGRIVDALLARGGVALVTADHGNAEVMIDPVTGAPHTAHTTNPVPVVLVGSAYARLGEGDDGIALANGRLSDVAPTLLALLGTAAPPSMTGHCLIEAV; encoded by the coding sequence ATGCCCGCCCCCAAACCCACCGGCACCGCCCTCCCGACCACCGCCCGTCCCGTGGCGCTGATCATCCTCGACGGCTGGGGCCTCGCCCCGCCCGGCCCCGGCAACGCCGTGTCGCTGGCGCGCACGCCGACGATGGACGCGCTGCTGGCCACCTATCCGCACGCCCAGCTCGTCGCGTCCGGCGAGGACGTCGGTCTGCCGGCGGGGCAGATGGGCAACAGCGAGGTCGGCCACCTGAACCTCGGCGCCGGCTTCATCGTCCTGCAGGACCTGACGCGACTGAACGCCGATGCCATGGCCGGCACGTTCAGCCAGAACGCGACGCTGCGGGCGGCGTTCGATGGCGCGCGGGCGCGCGGCGCCGCCGTCCACTTCATCGGCCTGCTGGGCGACGGCGGCGTGCACGCGACGACGAACCATCTGACGGCCCTCCTGGACGCCGCCGGCTCCGCCGGCATCGGCCGCGTCTGGGTGCACGCGTTCACGGACGGCCGCGACACCGCCCCGCAGAGCGCGCTCGGATTCGTGCGGGCGGCCGAGGCGGCGTTCGCGCGCAGCGGCGTCGGGCGGTTCGCCACGATCGGCGGGCGCTACTTCGGGATGGACCGCGACAAGCGATGGGACCGCACGGCGCTGGCGTGGCGGGCGATCGTCGACGGGGCCGGCGAGACCGCTCCGTCGGCCGAGTCGGCGGTGCAGGCCGCGTACGATCAGGGCACAACGGACGAGTTCATCGCCCCGACCGTCCTCGTCGACGCGGATGGCCGGCCGCTGGCCCGCGTGTCGGACGGCGATGCCGTCGTGCTGTTCAACTTCCGCGCGGATCGCATGCGCCAACTGCTGGCGGCGCTGACCGATCCGGCCTTCGCCGGCTTCGAGCGGCGGCAGCTCTCGCGGATCGACGTCGTGACGCTGACCCGGTACGCCGATGCGCAGACCGCCGCCGTCGCGTTCCCGTCCGACGACGTCGCCCAGCCGCTGGCCCGCGTCGTGAGCGAGGCGGGCATGCGCCAGTTCCACACCGCCGAGACCGAGAAGTACGCCCACGTGACGTACTTCTACAACGGCGGACGGGAGGCGCCCTTCCCGGGCGAGGAGCGGCAGCTCGTGCCGTCGCCCGGCGTCGCGACGTACGACCTCCAGCCGGCGATGAGCGCGCCGGCCCTGTGCGCCCTTGTCGTCGCGCGGATCGCCGAAGGCGAGGACGACCTGATCGTCGTGAACTTCGCCAACCCCGACATGGTCGGCCACACCGGCGACCTGGCCGCGACGGTGCAGGCCGTCGAGACAACGGACGCCTGTCTCGGCCGCATCGTCGACGCGCTGCTGGCGCGCGGCGGCGTGGCGCTCGTGACGGCCGATCACGGCAACGCCGAGGTCATGATCGATCCCGTGACCGGCGCGCCGCACACGGCGCACACGACGAACCCGGTGCCGGTCGTGCTCGTCGGGTCGGCATACGCACGGCTCGGCGAAGGCGATGACGGGATCGCGCTGGCAAACGGCCGCCTGTCCGACGTGGCCCCGACGCTGCTCGCGCTCCTCGGCACCGCCGCCCCGCCGTCCATGACGGGGCACTGCCTGATCGAAGCCGTCTGA